Genomic window (Arachis hypogaea cultivar Tifrunner chromosome 13, arahy.Tifrunner.gnm2.J5K5, whole genome shotgun sequence):
ACAACTACAGTTTCTTGACTCGAATTAGTCGAATTTCTGATAATATGATTTGGATATCGGCAACAAAGACTAGAAAAAGGAGTATGTTTGGTTCATGTTTTTGTTTTCAGTGTCTTGTTTGTTTctcattctttgattcaaatccGAGACCTCTAGTTAAGAGACGAAAATACTCTCACTTTGAGTATTCCCAAACTCATATCTACTTCCCTAAAATGTGACTATAATGCAGGTGTTCTTACCAAGctacaaaacaaagaaaaactagAAGTGACATTAGAGACTCTTCAATGTGAAATATATACAGTATCACCAATCAGGGTAAGTATCCTACTATcttaacattgtaattttttattttatgaaagaaaaaagaaatcatGTTTACTAATACCAACATGCAAAGATGTTAATGTTAATGCTAATGATTGAAACATTACAGGTGTTTGGTAATGATGTAGAATTTGCACCAATAGGATTGCTTGACATGTACAATTCAGGGGGTGCAGTTGAATATCTGAACTGCACCATGGATGCTGTTAATGATGAAGAATGCATGGTCAAAATCAAAACCAGAGGATGTGGCAGATTTGGAGCATACTCTAATGTTAGACCAAAACGTTGCATGGTGGAAATGAAGGAAGAAAATGAGTTCTTCTACAACCATGAAAATGGACTACTCACAATTAATCTTGATGGTAGTGATTGCAAATCAAGGGGAATTGAACTTGTATACTAACTTGGGCTAATTTTGCAGTTTACCTTTTTTCTTAACTGCTAAATCATGATACTAAGTGCTTGTTTTGGCACTATTATCaggataaaaaaaatctttttttgttgaattttttttagtgtgtttggcaaatttctagtattaaaagtaaaagtactagaaaaataaaaaaaaaacatcttttttgagaaggtGCAAtgtacatctttttttaaaagatgttttttcattaaaaaaaagatatttttcatgtaataaataaacaaaaaagtatttttatattgttatacccaaacataattgataaataaaaagatcttttgaaatgagatatccaaacataaaattacttttactttttcataatatttttaaaaaaaaagataattcgaaaaaagatcttttcttaaaagtttACCCAAAAAAGGCCTAATAATATTGTTATGTgtatttttaaataatgaaaaatatcAAGGGGAGTAATCCTAATGCCTGTGGGAAgggaaaaagaatattttttttttttgttatctacGGTATTCTTCATCCTGACAAGTTAAGGACTAATTCGTCGCGAATCTGAATTCCAGAGAGGTCTgcgacgagtgagctgaccactaaACCAATCCAAGTTGGTTAGGAAAAAATGAATATATGTCCTGTTTAAGGAATTTTTTTCTTTACCCCAATTTAAATTCAgagatggaaaagaaaaaaaagcccaGCCCAAATAATCATGTTGATAAGAGAGGAATGATCCCTAGATTTTTGGCTGCATGATATTTTTGGTGTTCTTAAGAATCACCGTAAACcctttttcattttgctttcaaTTCCCACCCCCTCCTTCCTTATCCTCATTTCCTTCAATTCAAaaccctttctcttcttctctctgtTCTTACAGTTACATGTCTATCATCACTGGCTTCAAATCCCTAACTACCATGGCAGAATCATGCCTtctctctcctccttcttctctcttccatTCCAAACACATCACCCATTCAAATTCCAAACCCCACCACCACACTCTCTTCAAACTCGCTTGCCCATTCccttccctctctctttctctcaccgCAAGGCGCCATCATCACGTGCTCACTCACGTGGCCCAAACCTCCGACTGGGCCCAGCAAGAGGAAGACAACACTCTCACCTTGGAACAGCAAGAAGCTGAAGAACCTGCACTTTCAGATTGGGAACCCAGCGCTGAAATCGTAGGCGAAGCTGAAGTTGCTGAAGCCGAAGACgcagacgaagaagaagaagaaggagaagaagaaggaggggaTTTTGTTGAGCCACCAGAGGAAGCGAAAATCTTCGTTGGAAACTTGCCTTATGACGTTGATAGCCAGAAACTCGCCATGCTTTTCGAGCAAGCTGGAACCGTTGAAATTGCCGAGGTAACTAACAAAACGAACCAACACTCTTCGGTTTTAGTGTTAGGTTTTCTGCTTTCTGCTCAATTGAGTTACAATTATTAgtgaattgttaaaaaaaatcatttttaccaAGAAGCATATGCACTACTATAATTGTTTAGGTGTATACTGTTTCATTGTGTTTGTAATGGCTTGTGATGACTTTTGAGTTTTGAAGATGTTAGTTctttattttttgggtttttattagttttgtatGTTGTATTATGACACTTATGTGtttgtttttatagctttttCAAAGATGTTTGTGTTCTGTGTTGAATATGTACTTCATGATTCTGAAGGTATTGTGGTATTGTGGCTGTGGCTTTAGGTTATTTACAACAGGGACACTGACCAGAGTCGCGGGTTTGGCTTCGTGACGATGAGTACTGTCGAGGAAGCTGAGGCTGCTGTGGATAAGTTCCACCGCTATGTAAGTTCTTCTTCCACTTGTAGCTGATATCACTAGTTTTGTGCTGTGTATGATGCTAATTTGTCTGAGTTTGGAGTTAGTTTCCTATTGAATTAGGAGGATTGGAAACGCTAAATAGcttttgaattcaaaaatttctcatgaACACTTTTGGTGTATGTATTTCTGAGGAGATACTGAACTTAGTTGTGTGTGCTAGaagctttttttttatatgttttccaATTAACCAGtgaggaaacataaaattgcaccGAGCAATGTAATGGATCCCTGTTGTGTGTTTATCTGTTGGATTCTAATGAGGACAGAAAAGTTCAATTTGCAATTGGAGCTGTAACCAATACTCCACACAATTATTTGCAATACTTTTGTATGTAGATCAATGACCTTATTTTTCACTAAATGAAATTAAgcatgtttttataattttgttattatgGACTTCTTATTGCTATAGAAAGTCCTCTATTTATGCAAGAGTTTTGATTTGATTGCAACACTGAATGTCCTTAGTATTAAATTTTCGAGTTCGTTTGTTTTATGGAGTTCTTTTTTCCCTTTAATTCTTTCAGATCTTATTCATCCT
Coding sequences:
- the LOC112736327 gene encoding 28 kDa ribonucleoprotein, chloroplastic, with the protein product MIFLVFLRITVNPFSFCFQFPPPPSLSSFPSIQNPFSSSLCSYSYMSIITGFKSLTTMAESCLLSPPSSLFHSKHITHSNSKPHHHTLFKLACPFPSLSLSLTARRHHHVLTHVAQTSDWAQQEEDNTLTLEQQEAEEPALSDWEPSAEIVGEAEVAEAEDADEEEEEGEEEGGDFVEPPEEAKIFVGNLPYDVDSQKLAMLFEQAGTVEIAEVIYNRDTDQSRGFGFVTMSTVEEAEAAVDKFHRYDLGGRLLTVNKASPRGERPERPPRSFEQAFRIYVGNLPWDVDNGRLEQIFSEHGKVANARVVYDRETGRSRGFGFVTMTDESEMNDAIAALDGQSLDGRAIRVNVAEDRPGRSF